In the bacterium genome, TTAGATAAGATTATCAAATACGCTCTTGTTCATGACCTTGTTGAAACTTACGCAGGTGATACTTATTTTTATGGAAATAGAGATCAAAAAGCTGAAAAGGAAGCTGAAGCTTTGAAAAAGATAGAAACAGAATTTCCAGACGCAAAAGATATAACTAATCTGATACACGATTATGAACAAGAAGTTGATAAAGAAGCAAAGTTTGTAAATTGTTTTGAAAAGATAATTCCAGTTTTAAATATCTATCTAGATAATGGGAAAACATGGACAGTAAATAAAGTAACTATTGAAATGTTACTTACGAAAAAAGCTCCAAAGGTAACTCGATGTGAAGAATTAGTTGAAATATGGAAAGAGTTTGAAGAATTACTTAAAGAAAATAAGCACATGTTTTATGAAGTATGATTGAACTTAAAAACATCAAAAAGAAATACAAAATTGGAGATGGTTATTATGAGGCTTTGCGTGGTATAAACTTGAAAATTGAAGAAGGTGAATTTGTAGCACTTATGGGACCATCTGGTTCTGGAAAGTCTACAACAATGCATATAATCGGCGCACTTGA is a window encoding:
- a CDS encoding HD domain-containing protein, which codes for MSDLQKLLKFTEFTHKFQQVKRMIFVNHEDRMENDSEHSLQVALLCWYFVSYKKLDYDLDKIIKYALVHDLVETYAGDTYFYGNRDQKAEKEAEALKKIETEFPDAKDITNLIHDYEQEVDKEAKFVNCFEKIIPVLNIYLDNGKTWTVNKVTIEMLLTKKAPKVTRCEELVEIWKEFEELLKENKHMFYEV